In the Microtus pennsylvanicus isolate mMicPen1 chromosome 6, mMicPen1.hap1, whole genome shotgun sequence genome, one interval contains:
- the LOC142851823 gene encoding UDP-glucuronosyltransferase 3A1-like — translation MAKHRSWLLVSLFLTKVLFLEAAKILTIGAMGVSHYRLMNRVSLLLQDHGHNVTSLLYEKISIPDLKKENMSYEIITWSLPKDQEKEFDNRFSLLVEELFIDRFSHHTLIKLYKYFADVCSLILSRKDIMDYLRNKNFDLVFLDAAESCFFLIAEKLEKPFVAFLPVQFSFLDFGLPSPLSYVPVYGSRLTDQMDFWGRVKNFLMFFDFSLKQRQILSQYDATIQEHFAEGSRPVLSDLLLKAELWFVNSDFAFEFARPLLPNTVYVGGLMDKPARPIPQDLEDFITTFGDSGFVLVSLGSVASLYQTKELIKEMNSAFARLPQGVLWTCKDDQWPEDVRMAPNVKIMDWLPQVDLLAHPNIRLFVTHGGMNSIMEAIQHGVPMVGIPFFADQPENMVLIEAKKIGVSVHVDTLNAETFALTLKEVIEDKRYKSAAMTARAIRRSHPLTPSQRLVGWIDHILQTGGGAHLKPHGFQQPWHVQHLLDVLLFLLGLTLATLWLLKKVLGLLLRPLCVARKEKKA, via the exons gTGTAAGCCATTATAGATTGATGAACCGTGTGTCATTACTTCTTCAAGACCATGGCCATAATGTGACCAGTCTGCTTTATGAAAAGATATCCATCccag atttaaaaaaggaGAATATGTCATATGAGATTATAACCTGGAGTCTACCTAAAGATCAAGAAAAGGAATTTGATAATAGATTTTCACTACTTGTGGAAGAATTATTTATTGACAG GTTCAGTCATCACACTCTTATAAAGTTATATAAATACTTTGCAGATGTATGCAGTCTCATATTAAGCAGAAAGGACATCATGGACTACTTAAGGAATAAGAACTTTGACCTAGTATTTTTGGATGCAGCAGAATCTTgttttttcttgattgctgagaAACTTGAAAAACCATTTGTGGCCTTTCTTCCAGTGCAATTTAGCTTTCTGGACTTTGGACTCCCTAGCCCCTTGTCTTATGTTCCAGTGTATGGTTCAAGACTAACTGACCAAATGGACTTCTGGGGCCGAGTGAAGAACTTCCTGATGTTCTTTGATTTCTCCCTGAAGCAAAGACAAATACTTTCTCAATATGATGCCACCATACAGGAACATTTTGCAGAAGGCTCTCGTCCAGTTTTGTCTGACCTTCTGCTGAAAGCAGAGCTGTGGTTCGTCAACTCTGACTTTGCCTTTGAATTTGCTCGTCCCCTGCTTCCCAACACAGTCTATGTGGGAGGCTTAATGGACAAACCTGCCAGGCCAATACCTCAA GACTTGGAGGATTTTATCACTACATTTGGAGACTCAGGGTTTGTCCTTGTGTCCCTGGGCTCTGTAGCATCCTTGTATCAGACCAAGGAACTTATTAAGGAGATGAACAGTGCCTTTGCTCGCCTCCCTCAAGGGGTGCTGTGGACATGTAAGGATGATCAATGGCCCGAAGATGTCAGAATGGCCCCAAATGTCAAAATCATGGATTGGCTTCCCCAGGTTGACCTTCTGG CTCATCCTAATATTCGACTTTTTGTCACCCACGGTGGAATGAATAGCATCATGGAGGCCATACAGCATGGAGTACCCATGGTAGGGATTCCCTTCTTTGCAGACCAGCCTGAAAACATGGTCCTTATAGAAGCCAAGAAAATTGGTGTTTCTGTTCATGTAGACACACTCAATGCAGAGACATTTGCACTTACACTGAAGGAAGTCATAGAAGACAAGAG GTACAAGTCTGCAGCAATGACTGCCAGGGCCATCAGGCGCTCCCACCCCCTCACACCTTCCCAGCGTCTGGTGGGCTGGATTGACCACATCCTACAAACAGGGGGAGGCGCACATCTCAAGCCCCATGGCTTTCAGCAGCCATGGCATGTGCAGCACCTGCTGGATGTCCTGTTGTTCCTGCTGGGGCTCACTCTGGCCACCTTGTGGTTGTTGAAGAAAGTGCTGGGCTTGTTGCTCAGGCCCCTGTGTGTGgctaggaaggaaaagaaggcatAA